AAATTCAGTAATAGCCAGGAAGAAAGATGATTAATAGTAGATAGATGGtagctttgtttatttgtttatagtaGCATAGTAACGGAAGTCAGAACTTACCCACAAAAAGGGCCAAGAAAGTTTTCTGGGGTGTTAAGAATATTCTACATTTTGGCACAGGTGGTGGTTGCAAAGGTGCAAATGCGTAAAATTCTGTCGAACCACACACATGAGTACTTTAAGCCAAAATTAAAGCAACAAGTGTTTAAAATGATTATCTGATGATAAATTTattggtgatttttcttttttctgtatctattttccaactttttttttttcaacgtttatttatttttgggacagagagagacagagcatgaacgggggaggggcagagagagagggagacacagaatcggaaacaggctccaggccctgagccatcagcccagagaccgacgcggggctcgaactcacagaccgcgagatcgtgacctggctgaagtcggacgcttaaccgactgcgccacccaggcgcccctattttccaACTTTTATACAAAGAATGAATGTCTTTTCTGTAATGAGAAAAGaccatcaacattaaaaaaaacaacaacacatctCTGACCCCCTAGTGTGTTTCACATTTTAGCCTGTGAGAGCAATACAGTTGTTTACCCTGTAAACAATGAAGAACAAAATTATTTAGAGTCTTAGCCTGGGGACACATTACTTCACACTATACATCATGTCTTAATTCATGGGTAAGATATTTGGTCCTGTCACAGGCAAATGGTCTTGGAGAATTCTTAATATCATAATTCTTGATTTGGACAGTATGTAGATAATTCACTTTAAGGTGGAGTTACATCAATGGTAGCAGTTAAAGATAGCACTAAGTAAGAAATTGACTCAGCATAATTACAGGGAGGTCTCTATTGACAGGGTCCAATGGAGCCAGACAGCAAGGAAGCCAAAGTCAAAATCAATAGGGATCAGCTCCTACCCTTTACCATAGCACAACCAtagcacagagcagggcagagaactTAGGGAATAGATGGTAGAGATGAGAATAACAAGGACAACAGTCCTACGAATGTTTTCTAGGGGGTCCTGAGGTTTTTATCTCATCTTAGGGTGAGATGAATCTGAAGACATAATTTGTTGTTAGGACAGAGTTGTCAAGCGAGGTTTCAGAAAGAGCTATGGCGTCCATGGGTCTAAAGCCTCCTCAGGATCTTTCTGGGTGTGCTCAGGCATAGGATTCAAGCCTTGATTGGCTTTACAAATTCCATGTATACACTGGCATCACTCGAGTGTTCCTTGGGCCCCTGGGAAGTGGGGGTGGTTTTTTGCTGTGTGAAAATGCAATGACCCAACTCTGTGTATGTCACCTCCTGTGTGTCTTCTGCTGGAGGATCCTGCATGATGGGAAATGGGAAGGACGGTGTGCACACATTTGTGGGCAGTAGGAGGAAGTGAGACTGCACTGAAGAGGGTGAGCTGAGGAGGACCTACCTCCCTACTCACCATTCTGTCCACCTCAGGCTCTCTGTTCATTATAGCAGCATCTGTAGGGAATAGAAGTCATCAAAAACACATGGAAGGGCATTTCTGGGTCCTCATTTAATAGATACAGATACCCATGCACAGAGgtgcagtatttttttaaatataatttattgtcaaattggcttacaaaAAATTACccaatgttcatcccaacaagtgccgtcctcaatgcccatcacccattttctcctctcctccactcccccatccaccctcagtttgttctctgtatttaagagtctcttgtggtttgcctccctctctgtttgtaactattttttccccttcccttcccccatggacttctgttaagtttctcaagatccacatatgagtgaaaacatatgatatctgtccttctctgactgacttatttcactcagcatacacaatggaatactacctggcaatgagaaagaatgaaatcatgccatttgcagcaacatggatggaaccagagaggTGCAGTATTGCCTGGAGTTACTACCAAAAAGTAGAGTCAGAAATTCTACCTCTCTAGGGGTgactgagcgtccaacttcagctcaggtcatggtctcacatttcGTGACTTTGaacccagcatcgggctctgtgctgacagctcagagcctggagcctgcttcagattctatgtctccctctgtctctgcccctccccggctcatgctctctctctctctgtctctcaaagatcaataaacgttaaaaaaaaaaaaaaaaagaaattctacctCTCGAAAAGTTCACAGACCCATCCCATTAATATCTCCCTATTTCCATTCCATTGATAAGGATGGAGGGCACTGGTGTTCTCTCTAGAAAACCTGACCTCTGTGGCTCCTGCCTTGAACCAGGCATCAGCCTGCAAACAGAGAACTCACACCTGAACACTCTCATCCTAGTCCCCTGCTCTGCTTAGATGGAAACTGGCCTCTTCTTCCCAAGACTCACTCTTTGTGGCATGGCACCAGCGAtgagtgaggaaaaaaagaaggatggtGAGGAAGACGATGGCCACTAAAGGGCCCAGCCAGAACATGCAAGTGTCTGGGGTTACCTGCAGGAAGATGTGAATCTAAGGAGAAAATCACAGTAGCTCTCCTTTATGGATTGCCTCCCATTTATTGAttgttggataaatacctacagTATCTCTACCTCAACCCTGAATTGAACAACGttctttaacaaaagaaagactaaattctttaacaaaagaaaaaattgaaaccaAAGTCAAAGGAAgtagagttattttattttatttttttttaatttttttttcaacgtttatttatttttgggacagagagagacagagcatgaacgggggaggggcagagagagggagacacagaatcggaaacaggctccaggctctgagccatcagcccagagcctgacgcggggctcgaactcacggaccgcgagatcgtgacctggctgaagtcagacgcttaaccgactgcgccacccaggcgccccagtagagtTATTTTATGTTGTACAGGCAGGAAATGATAACAAAATGGGTGAGCAAGGGCTGCACAGTGCCATGTGTTTGCTTTGCGTGGTCTCATGAGTCCTATAGTAGGTTACTGCTCGTCTGATCCTCTCTACCAGCTATTACTGAACATATTTTGTTGTTGTCCATTCACTGTCCCAACAAAACCAGTCCTTTTGGGAATTAAGAGGAAAGTTGACTCTTAATTAAGCACTCTTAATTAAATAGTGCTTGTTCCTGTCTCTAAGATTTGAACTGACTCAAAAGGGTATTGGTATTCACCTCCGAGGGATCTATCATATGTTCACAGATGACTGGTCGCAGGGGTGAAGTAGAGGTTTGAGGTGAGTGGAATGGAGTGGGGCAATTTACATCATGTATACAGCACTTTCTCTGTTGCAGAAGCATGTGAAATGCTTTCACGTTTTTGTCCTGACCTCATCCACACAGAGAACCTAAAACGGGGAGATttaacctcattttattgtggataaaatagaagataaatgaGCTTATCATACAGAAGTGGAAAAATGACTATTTGAAGCCAAGTGCCTTTGTATTTCTGGTATACTATACTGTTACACTAGGCATCCTCATTTGTACACACTTCCCCCCGCATGATTCCTCTCTCCTGACTAGTATAGGTTTAGTTGCAGTGAAAATTAattgcacaggggcgcctgggtggcacagtcggttaagcgtccgacttcagccaggtcacaatctcgcggtcatgagttcgagccccgcgtcaggctctgggctgatggctcagggcctggagcctgtttccgattctgtgtctccctctctctctgcccctcccccgttcatgccctgtctctctctgtcccaaaaataaataaacgttgaaaaaaaaattaaaaaaaaaaaagaaaattaattgcacaaaggaatgaatgagtccAAGAGCAAGCAACTAGGAAAAACCAGATCCAACAGAACCTCCTCCAAATGGTTCTACCTCAAGAACATGTCTTGTATTTATCTACTTCATTCATTTGGTGTCTAACTTGGCACCACATTTCACCAGGAGGGTGGCAATTGCATCTTCTGTGGTCTCTTGGCTCCCAGTTATACGCCTTACAACCCATTTTCATATAAGTCACTATTAATCATATATGGATTCCCAGTAGATGCTTAGACGATTTGCAATGGGACTGAACATGTAGCACACATTCCTTGTTCTTACTCAGCTCCTTTATACAATCTggttcctctctgtctccttccattgATCTTGTcattctctccacctcccctgcagCATTTAGACTCTTCCTTGAGCATAAGATTATTCTCACCTTAGTGTCTCCTTGGGTGATAGCTCTGGGATATCTTTCCAACAATCTTCAAAGAATTAAACACTTCTTGTCATTAAGGTCATGACCTAATACTGCCCAAAATTGAGAGAGTCTCTGCCACTCACTCTAAACCATCCACAAAGCACTatcactttatttaaattttcatgtatACTTTCCTCATAATTGATAATTCATCCATTCATGCTCTCATTTTTGGCCCTTCCACTTAAGCTGCAATACCAGCTTCCCAAGATGCATTCCCAAGGTATCCTGTTTACTATTGGTAGTAGGCAGAAGAATGCATCCCTCAAAAGTTCCATGTGCTAATTCCCATAACTTGCAATTATGTCATGTTACATGACAAGGAGGAATTAtggttgcagatgtaattaaggttgctaatccaCTGGCTTTAAAATTGAGAGGTTATCCCAGATTATCTGGATGGCCCCAaagtaatcacaagagtccttaatagagaaggaaatgtgatgaaggaagggggggggggtctaagTGGTTCAATGTGAGTTAGACTTGACCAAtcattgttggctttgaagatggaggaaagggacCATGAGCAGAGGAACACGGGCAGGCTCTAAaagctggaaaggcaaggaaatggattgtctcccagagcctccagaaggcacGCAGCCTGCTGCCATCTTGGTTTCAGCCTCATGAGACCCATTTCAGAACTATGAACTatagaactatgagatcattttATCAACTGTgttgatttggggcgcctgggtggctcagttggttaagcatccaactcttgatttgggctcaggtcatgatctcatggtttgtgagttcaagccccacattggtctctgctatcagtgcagaacccgctttggtccctctgtgtccctctctctgcccctccccgttcgtgctcactcactctctctccctccctctctctctctctctttctaaaaaaaaaacaacaaaaactgtgtTGTTTTAATGTACTGAGCTTGTGGAAATTTGTTATAGCACCAATAGGAAATGACTACCTATGGCATATCCAGCACATGGACATACATGTGCACTGGAACAGtgcatgaacaaataaatgaaggaatcaCATGTATGGGTGAGAGACTGGGTTCTGAGTTCTCCCTCACTCTACTAAGCATATCCGTGTTGCATCCTGACAGACAGGAGCTCATTTCTTGGCAAATGGAACTTCTCTAAGCACTACCTACCCCCACCAgctgttctcttcctttctctcctccaagATCCCATGATTCTTGTGGGGGGCTGGGCCCCGCTGCCAGGCTGAGATCAGGTCGAGCAACGGCtccctgttgactcagccaacccggtggttcccctcccattcccccactttcaagggcatacgaaagccttgtcaaggctgagaaagttaattcctgaagcctgtggtctgcaggtgttggcagtaatgctacctccctttttctaccccgagtcagatagaaacaaacatgggagttgtgttttgctagcaatcttatcaacaaggtcttgttgtGACCCGTCTAGAAAATtcacaagaaacacagaactaaatgttttggttggcagcGATTATGTGAAACCTGATTATTCTTAGAATGATCTGATCCATAAGAgtcttatattataaaagattgtgtatagcaacaataaagccgtcacttgggccatcagcccaggggaccctcctgttcccaaactttctcttctctctttttttcttacattcctctaccctcaggaccctgatctcGGTGTTTGTTGCGCCGGTTGCAACAGATTCTCATCTCTACTTaggagtggggaaagagcaggtATGGTGTTATTCCTGGCAAGCGGATCAGGTTTATTTTCACTCTCTTCTTTTGGAGGAGGTCTCTGCTGCAGAAAATTAGAGTTTAAGAGTCCTCACTGGCCTCATGCTGACCCCAACCCCTTCTGCCATTGTAGAGTCTGGGGATCAGAAAGGCATGGTAATgagcccaagatcacagagctggaAGGTGGCTGAGCCAACACTCAAACCCAAGGCTTCTCTTTGTCTACAAACAAGGATAAAAGAGATCCTTCACTTACCAGTTTTGGAGTTTGGTTCTCTGTATGGAAGGCAACTACTTGACAGGTTTCCTAGAAGACCAGTcaggagagaggtggggatgTGGAGTTGCCCATATTCTATCCACTGAAGCTCATTGTCATCTAACGCTGAGTTCCTGGGAGCTCCTGGGACCCCTCCCCATAATCCCTGGGGACTGAATCCCTGAGACTTCAAGatgcagaaagaaaacaggagaggtTGGGGATGACAGGGGCCTCTACTTAAGAGGAGGTTTCTTGATCTTTCCCCAAAGGCACCTGTACCACCTTGGAGATCTCTCTGTGGGTGGGAGGtcaggaggggctcctgggaaaTGAGTAGTGGTGAGGGGCCAATGCAAGCTATGATTTCCCCAAACTGAGccccttttctccccctcctgGGCCCGCCTTGACCCCTTTCCATCTTCCTCTGTACACAGACCCCCCAGTGTGGGTCTCTGTGCAAGATGCACAGGAGGAGGCTGGAGGCGAGTCCTCagtctctccttccctgtttctttatctatgtttctctctctccagaactCCTAAGCATCCTCCCATTATCAGAACACCCTTCACATATAGCCTTCAGACATATCCTGAATCACTGTGCACAGAGCAGGTTGTGTGCTTCCTCACCTGTGACAGAAAGGTACAGTGGGTCACTTGGGCCTGACCATTCACAGGGAGAGGAGTTGAAAGAGCCATGGCATATGTAGGTCCCACCCAGGGCTGGTTTTGTGAGACCCAGAAGGAAGTGGGCCCAGGATGCACCATCGTGCCTCTGCCCCTCAGCCAGCTGGTGCCCACGGAGCTGCCCGTCCCTGGGAAGATGGTACACGTCAAAGTTGCTCTCTGAGCAGCAGGACAGGGTCATGTTCTCTCCTGAACTCAGCACGGCACCCAGCTGGGCCCAGAGAGAAAGTTTCTTATGTAGACGTGGAGGAAACGGAGGCAGTTCAGTTAGAGAGGCTTTTCCTTGCTCACAGTGTACTTCACACCTGGACTGagaattctctttccctgttcCCAGAGCCTAATGTCCACTTTGTCCCCTCGTGTCCACCTCTCTATTTCCTGTTCTTGCCTTCCTCCATCTTTCCCTTTTTGTGTTGGtttactctctctgcctctgtgggaTCTGTCGGTTtgatctgtctttttctttcatgagtCTCTTATTTCATCTTGTCTCTTTCtgcattatctatctatctatctatctatctatcttctatctaccatctgtttattatctattatctatctatctatcatctatctatctatctatctatttatcatctatctacctgtcTGTCTCTATTACCACCATCTTGGTGACTTTCTCTGCTTCTATATCCCTAGTTCTCTTTTGGGATCTCTGTTATCTACCCCACATTATCGTCTTTCTCTATCTTTGTGCTCCCGCTCAGGTCTCTGTCTTTTAGGGCTTTTATCTGTCCCCTCCATCTTTATGTCTACTTCtctatccctttttctttcttctgttttatgtGTCACTGAACCAGTGTCTGTCTAtcaatctgtctgtctctctctgtctcccctccattctgtgtgtgtgtgtgtgtgtgcacatgtacacattgCATTTCTGTGTCTCTTTACATGAAAGACTTTATATGGCCATTGATGTACATtgactctgctttctctctgattGCATCTTTCTGTGGGCTTTGACCTCAGTAATCCTGTAGCATCTTGAGCAACCTTGAACATTGGCCCAAGAAACAGCTTTGGGAACCCATAAAACATACCACATATAGGAGCTAGTGACTGTCTCCTCCACCTGGGACCATAGTATCCAGGGTCACATTGTGGTTCAACTACATGGGATGAAGTCATGTAGGAGGGAATACCACACCTGTGGGTGCCACATGAGGAGAGGACCCAGGGCCCATGGGGAATCAGCCTGAGAAAGGCCAACCTGGCCTCAAAACTTGGTCATATACGTGGTGTGTCTTTAGGTTCTCCTGGTAGAGAAGAGGGTGTGGAGATTAACTGGAAACCACGTTCTAAACTGTCCCAGATTTCTGAACAAAGTCAGAGTGGAAGGGCACCTGTCTCTGATGTGAATGTACCCATCTGTGTCCCTTCCTTCACTCTTTGTCTCCACTACTGACTCCCTATTTCTGCCCCTTATCTGTCCTTTATGTTATAACTAATGGTTTGTACTGTCACCCTTCTGTCATTGTCTCTCTAGGTGTAGCTCTTGCCAAGGCTATCTCTCTGCATAAAAACCCATGTGAGTGTCCCTCATCACCACCCGGGGCTTCCAAGTCTTAGAACACCCTGTCTGTATCCCAAAGAGGATGGGAGCAGGACATTCTCACCTGTGATCATGATGTCCAGGAGGTCGCTGGGGGTAGACCACTCATAGAAGGAGTGATTCAGAAAACCGAAGCATCTGTAGGTCCCTGCATGGGCAGCTGTCACAGACCCATGATGAAGTTAGCATGGGAACCCTCACGATGGGGCTGCCCAGGAAGGTGCCAAGGGGCCTTGGATAGCTCCTCACTGTGAAGAACGAAGCTTTCAAACTGGATCTCTGAACGACAATGCAAGGTCATGTTCCCTTCTGATTTCACCAGGGGACCTGGCTGAGCTGAGAGGGAAGGTTTTCTGTAGATTCCTAAGAACATGGACATTGTAAGTTTACAAAGAGCGACCCTGCCTCACCCCATTCCCTGGGACCCTAAATGAGTGAGGGTGCCCCTGTGTCTGTCTTTCACCtccttctttgtgtctctgtgtctttcctctgcatgtccccctctgtctctgcccctcctttgctctgtTTCTCCATCAGAAGAAACAGCACCAGATTCCATTACCACTGTTCTCATCCTTGACACATTAACTGTTGCCCCTGTTTCCCACAGACCCCTTTTCTGCTTTgtatggtgggggtgggagaatgaCACTGCAGGCCGCATTTCCAGGCTCTTTTATCAGACCAGTTCCTGCTCTGTTTGATGAGTTGGAATCTCTGGTAGGAGACAGGAATTAAGCAGTAAAGCAGGTACCATAGTAACTCCCAGTGCCTACCAAGCCTGTGCCTAGTGGGGATGGGCACATCTTCTGCCATGTCTGTGACTTCTCCAAGGCCCCAGCTTCCACAGGGCACCCCTGAGTCTGGCTTTGGGAACGCTCCCCCCATTATGTCACTGCAGTCTAGTGGTGGCATCAACATCCTGCCCTTACCTATCGCAGGGAGTAGCTTCACTTTCCCTGTTTGGCTTCCTAATTTGTTCCTCACCTAGGTATCTTTATTGGTTACCTGTTGTTGCTGTAATAAATTGCTACAAACATAATGGCTCAAAAGAGCACCAATCTGTTGTCTTATAGTTCTGGATGTCAGAAGTCCAACATGGGTCTTATGGGCTGGGATCAAGGACAGCGTGGACAGGACTGTTTCCTTCTGAAGGCTCAAGGGGAGAATCTGCTCCTGTGTCTTTTCCAGCTCCTAGGAGCTGCCTGTATTCCTTGTCTTATGACCCCTTCCTCCAACATCAGAGCTAGCAATGGCTGGTGGAGTCTTCTTCATGCTGCATGACTCTGAAGCTCATTCTCCTGCTTCCTTCTACCCTTATAATTACAGTAAGTCcgtctggataatccaggataatctctccatctccagGTCATCTGCTTAATGACCTTCGTTCCATATTCAACCTTAATTGGCCTTGGACTATTCATAGATTTGGAGTATTATGGTGTAGACATcattgggggccattattctgcccacATACATTAAATGCCCTTGGAGCAGCTCCTATTGTTATAATTGGACCTGACTGACACTCCCACCAGGAAACTCTGAGATTAGGAAGATCAGGTCAGGAAATAGTTCCTCTAGAGAAGCACTCTCTGACCTGTGACCACAATCAACAGGGGGTCACTGGGTGGTGACCACACAGAGGAGCAGCCAAGGTAGGATCCACAACATCTGTAAGTTCCTGCATGTGCTGGGGTTACAGGGCCAGCGAGGAAGCTGTCCTGCAACATTATGCTGTAGAGTTCAGGAATGAGGGCATCAGTGACCTTGTACAGTCTGAACATGCCAAACCTGCAATGAGAGTGACACTGAAGAGTCACACATTGTCCTTGAGGAACCACTGGGCTTGGCCAGGCAGACAGGGAGGAGCACAGCACAGGAGGACCACCTGGGGGAGAAGGAAGCACAGTATTGGTCTCCTCTCCCTAAGCTCAGAGGCTCCCCCTCCTTCCATGTCTCTAAGGCTCCTTTCCAATCCAAGGGTGCCCATGCCACACAAAGACCCCACACCACAGAGACATGGCATCTCTT
The sequence above is a segment of the Leopardus geoffroyi isolate Oge1 chromosome E2, O.geoffroyi_Oge1_pat1.0, whole genome shotgun sequence genome. Coding sequences within it:
- the LOC123578591 gene encoding uncharacterized protein LOC123578591 isoform X2 — encoded protein: MHCVPSMDTVIFHSQLINMSWAHFMASCVLFNFAGSLLSRSSAIPRIVISLACLEFFIQRIWAQVGGPPVLCSSLSAWPSPVVPQGQCVTLQCHSHCRNLQKTFPLSSARSPGEIRREHDLALSFRDPV
- the LOC123578591 gene encoding killer cell immunoglobulin-like receptor 2DL4 isoform X1, with translation MHCVPSMDTVIFHSQLINMSWAHFMASCVLFNFAGSLLSRSSAIPRIVISLACLEFFIQRIWAQVGGPPVLCSSLSAWPSPVVPQGQCVTLQCHSHCRFGMFRLYKVTDALIPELYSIMLQDSFLAGPVTPAHAGTYRCCGSYLGCSSVWSPPSDPLLIVVTGQRVLL